The Thermodesulfobacteriota bacterium genome contains the following window.
ACCCCGTCGTAGTCGTCGGTTATGGTCCCGAATATCCTCCTGCAGGCGTTGCACCAGCTCGCGGTAAAGTGGACGACGACCGGCGTGCCCCTCATGTCCGAGAGCTTTATGTTTCTGTCGAGCCACTCATCGCCGCCGCCGCCGACAACCGTTACGCTAAAATCCGGGGCGTAGCCTCCGGCGTCCTTCGAGCATCCGATAGCGACGGGCAGGGCAAGGATGAGGAGTGCGGTAAACGCGTACGCGGGGTAAAGCCTCATCTATTTTTCCTCATGGTCCAAACGATAAAGCCCCCGAGGATACCCAGGAGCGTACCCGCTATCTCGTGGATCAACGCCATATTGTGGAAGAAGCCCGCGTAGGTCCCGAACCAGTAGGCCACAAAGCTCGTGCCCACGCCGAGCCCCACAACGGCGCCTACCGCCATACAGGTGGAGCGGCCCCTCCCGGGGTTCTTTACGTGTCCGCATGTCGGGCATTTTTCGTTCCGGATATCTTCGGGCACCACTACTCCTCACACTCGCGAAATATTATTATTATATCACGCGCATTACCGGTATTGGAAGGGTTTTCGAGGGAAAACACACGTATACGATGGCGCCCGGCGGCGGGCGGGCGGGTCAGTGCATTCCAAAGACCTTCAACCCCGCCGCGGCCTTCTTCTTAAGCTCCCCGAAGCTCCTGACCTTCGTTATCCTCTTAAGTATATAGGACGGCCTCAGGTAAAAGTCACGGTACCCCTTTACGAGCAGCTCGCCGAGCTCTTCCCTCGTGAATATCTCGCCCCAGTGCGGGGGCACGAACTCCGGGGTCGGCTCCTCGGCGAACTCCCGCCAGTAATCTTTTTTTATAACCCCGCTCTTGAGGCCGTCGTAATAGATCCTGGTGGCCGGGAAGGGTGTAAGGATGGTCATGTGCACGTAATCCGGGTTAAGACTTTTCATGACCTCGAACGTTTCATGGATATCCTCCTCGGTTTCGGTGGGGT
Protein-coding sequences here:
- a CDS encoding TlpA disulfide reductase family protein; this encodes MRLYPAYAFTALLILALPVAIGCSKDAGGYAPDFSVTVVGGGGDEWLDRNIKLSDMRGTPVVVHFTASWCNACRRIFGTITDDYDGVFVMGVGVLDRKSNIVEFVRAQDLPAPVGYDEDGTIAYDYNVTTLPFTVFIDSEGRVAEKVMGTVEGERLKELMLKITRT